One window of Mesotoga sp. BH458_6_3_2_1 genomic DNA carries:
- a CDS encoding VOC family protein, producing MSKKMPVVYWEINALDGESLSEFYEEVFEWENEVSDTGFHSFKSGDPKGINGGIFTGKGVLPTHRALYIEVEDMNEILQRVQDHGQEILQGPFESGNNILAFFTDPEGHMIGLIQRK from the coding sequence ATGTCCAAGAAAATGCCGGTTGTGTACTGGGAAATCAATGCATTGGATGGAGAATCACTTTCCGAGTTCTACGAGGAAGTCTTTGAGTGGGAGAACGAAGTTAGCGATACGGGATTTCATTCTTTCAAGAGCGGAGATCCAAAAGGTATAAACGGCGGCATATTCACCGGGAAAGGGGTGCTTCCGACTCATAGGGCACTGTACATTGAAGTCGAAGACATGAATGAGATTTTGCAGCGGGTTCAGGACCACGGTCAGGAAATACTTCAAGGCCCTTTCGAATCTGGTAATAATATTCTTGCCTTTTTCACTGATCCCGAAGGACACATGATTGGATTGATTCAGAGAAAGTGA
- a CDS encoding DUF4180 domain-containing protein, giving the protein MRIIDSETGKICVFDEIEAPFADAQSLLDGISDYVYEGCTNFVFNKEHFPEEFYNLKTGLAGEILQKMTNYRLRIAIVGDFSGIQSRSLNAFILESNRGSQNFFVSTEEEAIQKLSGQSIQR; this is encoded by the coding sequence ATGAGAATCATAGATTCGGAAACAGGTAAGATATGTGTATTTGACGAAATCGAAGCGCCGTTTGCAGACGCGCAGTCTTTGCTGGACGGAATATCCGACTACGTCTACGAAGGTTGCACAAACTTCGTATTCAATAAAGAACATTTTCCCGAAGAGTTCTATAATCTCAAAACGGGTCTTGCCGGGGAAATCCTTCAGAAGATGACTAACTACAGACTAAGGATCGCTATAGTTGGCGATTTCAGCGGTATCCAGAGCAGAAGTCTGAATGCCTTTATTCTTGAGTCCAATCGGGGAAGCCAGAACTTCTTCGTTTCAACAGAAGAGGAGGCCATCCAGAAACTAAGCGGTCAGAGCATTCAAAGATAA